A window of Kribbella sp. NBC_00382 genomic DNA:
TCGGCCAGGCTGAGTGCCTCCTCCTGGTCGTGCGTGACGAGCACGGTGGTGATGCCCAGGTCCTGCTGCAGGAGTCGCAGTTCCAGTTGCATCGCTTGCCGTAGGCCACGATCGAGAGCGGACAACGGCTCGTCCAGCAACAGGACACCCGGCCGGTCGATGATCGCCCGGGCCAGCGCGATTCGTTGCTGCTGGCCACCGGACAGACTCGCCACCGCCTGCCCGCCGACCGACGGGAGATGGACCAGCGCGAGCGCGTCGGCGACCCGGCCACGGATCTCGGTGCGGGAGACGCCGCGTTGCCGTAGCGGGAAGGCGATGTTGTCCGCGACGTTGAGATGCGGGAACAACGCGTAGGACTGGAAGACGGTGTGGATGTCCCGCCGGTACGCCGGTACGCCCGTCACGTCGATACCCGAGAGATGGACCCGGCCGCGATCGGGTTGCTCCAGGCCGGCCAGGATTCGCAGTGTCGTGGACTTGCCGCAGCCGGAGGGACCGAGCAGCGCGACGAACTCGCCGGCCGGCACGGTGATCGACAGGTTGTCGACGGCAACGGTTCCGGCGTACCGCTTCGTCAATCCGACCAGCTCGACCTCGGCGCTGGTGCGATCGGCGGCGGGTGGATGGTCTGCCAGCAGCGTCATGTGGTGTCTCCGCCTTTCGGGACAGCGGCTGGGATCTGCATGGTGATGCAGTGCGGTCCGCCGCCGCCGTACGCGATCACCCGGCCGGTCACTCCGATCGTCCGGCGGCCCGGGAACTGTGCGCCGATCAGGTCGAGGGCCCGCTCGTCGTCGGCGCTGTTGCCGCTGACCGGGACGACGACCACGCCGTTGGCCACGTAGAAGTTGGGATAGGAGACGTACTCGGTGACGCCTTCCAGATCGAACGAGGAGAACAGGTCGAGCCCGAGGACCTCGACCGTCCGGCCTTGCCGATCGGCGTTGTCGCGGAGATAGCGCAGGTTGCGGGACATCGCCTCATGGTTGAGGTTGCCCGTATCGCTGCAGGTCTGGGCGACGACCCGGCCCGGGGTGACGTATGTGCAGACGCCGTCGACGTGGCCGTCGGTGTGCCGGTCGTCGAGGTGGCCGAACGGCAACAGCAGCAGGGTTTCGATGCCGAGGGCACGGCGGACGGTGTCCTCGATCACGGCCTGCGACAGCCCGGGATTTCGGTTGCTGTGCAACAGGCACTGGGCGGTCGAGATCAGGGTGCCGGCGCCGTCGACGCTGATACTGCCGCCTTCGAGGACCAGGTCGACCGGTACCCGCTCGATGCCGAGATGGTCGAGGATCAACGGCGTCAGGGCGGCGTCCCGGTCGTACGGGAGGAACTTGCGGCCCCACGAGTTGAAGGCGAAGTCGACGCCGAGTCGGTTGCCCTGGGCATCGCGGACGACCAGCGGGCCGTTGTCGCGGATCCAGGAGTCGTCGACCGGTGCTTCGAGGACGTCGATGTTCGCCGTACCGCAGTAGTCGAGCACTTCTTGCGTCGTACCGGGGAGCGCGATCACCGTCACCGGCTCGAAGTCGGCGATCGTCCGGGCGACCGCGGCGTACTCGCGTTTCGCGTCGTCGAAGACGCCGGCCCACAGCTCGCGACGGGTCGGCCAGGTGAGCAGGGTGCGTTCGTGCAGGTCCCATTCGGCCGGCATCCGGAAATGCTGCAACCGCGGGTCCACCACGGGTGGCGGAGTCGCGTCGACGGCGGTCAGGCCGTGGTGGGACAGCTCGGCGGGATAGCTCGCCGCCATGCCCGGCTCGGTGCCTGATGCGGGGCCCGGCGGAGCTGAGGGAGGCGTTGTGGTCGTGGTCATAGTGAGTTAGTTTGTGGTTGACTTAATTTTTAGTCAAGGCTTCAGAGTGACCCGGACAAGGACTCCCACGATGCGTCTCACCCCCACCGAACGTGACCGGCTGCTGCTGTTCACGGCCGCCGAACTGGCCCGCCGGCGCCGTGCGGCCGGCGTGCTGCTGAACGTGCCCGAGGCGACCGCGTTGATCGCCGACGAGGTGTGCGAGGTCGCCCGCCGCGGTGGGCGGCACGCGGAGGCCGTCGAGGTCGGGCGGTCCACCCTGTCCGCCGCGGAGGTGCTTGCGGAGGTCCCGTACGTCGTTCGCAGCGTGGCCGTCGAGGCCGTCTTCACGGACGGATCCCGGTTGGTGGTGATCGGTGAGCCGTTCGGGCCGGTGGTCGAGCGGGACGACATGCCTGGGTCGGTGTTGACGTTGGCCGCTTCAGAACGAGCCGAGTCCGCTGATCGGGTCAGCATCGAGGTGGTCAATACGGCGGACGTCGTGATCTCGGTGACCAGTCACTTCCACTTCTTCGAGGTGAACGCGCGTCTGCGGTTTCCTCGGGCCGCGGCGTACGGGCGGCATCTCGACGTACCGGCCGGGACGCACGTGCGGTTCGAGCCGGGGGAGGTGGTTCGGGTCGAGCTTGCGCCGATCCGCGGTGAGCGGGTGGTGATCGGGTTCGCCGGGTTGGTCGATGGAGCGCTGGACGAGCCGGGGATGTTCGAGCAAGCCCTCGGTCGGGCGCGGGACTGGGGATTCCTCGACAGCGATGCGCCGGAGAATGCGAAGTCGCCGACCCAGGCTGCCGTCCAGGCGACGCGGGCCGCGCGGACGAGCCAGGCGGCTCACGGTGCGGTGACGGGATGACGTTCGACGCGAGGGCTCGGGCAGGTGCGTACGGGCCGGGGCTCGGGGACCGGGTGGTGCTGGGCGATACCGGGTTGGTCGTTCGAGTGGATCGCGACGACCGGGGCTCGGACCGGGACGAGGTGTTGCTCGGGTTCGGGAAGACGGGGCGCGATGGGATCGGGCTGCGCGCGGTACGGACCGCGGAGTCGTGTGACCTGGTGGTCAGCAACGTCCTCGTCATCGATCCGGTGCTGGGGGTCCGGGCCACCAATCTCGGGGTCCGCGACGGGCTGCTCGTCGGCGTCGGGAAGGCCGGCAATCCGGACACGATGGACGACGTCGACCTGGTGATCGGCAGTGGCACGGCGGTGGTGTCCGGCGAGGGCCTGATCGCCACACCGGGCGGCATCGACACACACGTACACCTGTTGTCGCCGCGGGTCTGCGAGGCCGAGCTGGCATCCGGAGTCACCACGGTGATCGGCCAGGAGATCGGGCCGTTCTGGGGCGTCGGTGTCGGCTCGGCCTGGATCTTGCGCACCGGGTACGGCGCCTTCGACGACTATCCGCTGAACATCGGCATCCTCGGCCGGGGATCATCAAGCCGCCGCGATCCGTTGCTAGAGGCAATGGAAGCCGGGGTCTGCGGGTTCAAGGTGCATGAGGACACCGGCGCCCATCTGCGCACGCTCGACACCGCGTTGTCGGTCGCCGAGGAGTACGACGTCCAGGTGGCAGTCCACACCGACGGGCTCAACGAAGGGCTGACCGTCGCGGACACGCTGGCGGTGCTCGACGGGCGGGCGATCCACGCGTACCACGTCGAGGGCTGCGGCGGGGGCCATACGCCGGACGTGCTGAGCCTGGCCGGAGTACCGCATGTCCTTGCCTCGTCGACCAATCCCACCCTGCCGTACGGGCGTGACGCGGTCGCCGAGCACCGGGCGATGATCGCGCACGTGCACGGGTTGCGCGGCGATCTTCCGGGCGACTTGGCGCTGGCCGACGACCGGGTCCGCGGCGCGACCATGGGCGCCGAGAACATGTTGCACGATCTCGGCGTCATCCCGA
This region includes:
- a CDS encoding agmatine deiminase family protein, encoding MTTTTTPPSAPPGPASGTEPGMAASYPAELSHHGLTAVDATPPPVVDPRLQHFRMPAEWDLHERTLLTWPTRRELWAGVFDDAKREYAAVARTIADFEPVTVIALPGTTQEVLDYCGTANIDVLEAPVDDSWIRDNGPLVVRDAQGNRLGVDFAFNSWGRKFLPYDRDAALTPLILDHLGIERVPVDLVLEGGSISVDGAGTLISTAQCLLHSNRNPGLSQAVIEDTVRRALGIETLLLLPFGHLDDRHTDGHVDGVCTYVTPGRVVAQTCSDTGNLNHEAMSRNLRYLRDNADRQGRTVEVLGLDLFSSFDLEGVTEYVSYPNFYVANGVVVVPVSGNSADDERALDLIGAQFPGRRTIGVTGRVIAYGGGGPHCITMQIPAAVPKGGDTT
- a CDS encoding ABC transporter ATP-binding protein, with translation MTLLADHPPAADRTSAEVELVGLTKRYAGTVAVDNLSITVPAGEFVALLGPSGCGKSTTLRILAGLEQPDRGRVHLSGIDVTGVPAYRRDIHTVFQSYALFPHLNVADNIAFPLRQRGVSRTEIRGRVADALALVHLPSVGGQAVASLSGGQQQRIALARAIIDRPGVLLLDEPLSALDRGLRQAMQLELRLLQQDLGITTVLVTHDQEEALSLADRIVIMSDGRAEQIGTAEEVYDHPASLFVARFVGEQNEIRGAGDAHGRVDHADVSVAAERSIEAGAAIALIRPEHVRVSADLTAPAGVNSIDGIVRGVSIAGISSAVLVHCRGLNLLARIPRDGRVLPRVGDEIRCSWDAAQVRIFPAPEGES
- a CDS encoding urease subunit alpha is translated as MTFDARARAGAYGPGLGDRVVLGDTGLVVRVDRDDRGSDRDEVLLGFGKTGRDGIGLRAVRTAESCDLVVSNVLVIDPVLGVRATNLGVRDGLLVGVGKAGNPDTMDDVDLVIGSGTAVVSGEGLIATPGGIDTHVHLLSPRVCEAELASGVTTVIGQEIGPFWGVGVGSAWILRTGYGAFDDYPLNIGILGRGSSSRRDPLLEAMEAGVCGFKVHEDTGAHLRTLDTALSVAEEYDVQVAVHTDGLNEGLTVADTLAVLDGRAIHAYHVEGCGGGHTPDVLSLAGVPHVLASSTNPTLPYGRDAVAEHRAMIAHVHGLRGDLPGDLALADDRVRGATMGAENMLHDLGVIPITSSDAQGMGRAGETWRSTFGLASVLRTPRDPLGDDNARVLRYLAKLTINPARVHGLDQQVGSLEPGKVADIVLWRPSSFAAKPELVLKSGFPAWGVTGDPNAAIDSAQPLVLGAQFGGHGATAAELSLLFVNAAAAAAGTTAVPTRRRLAPVRGCRTVRLDSMAHHGTTGPVVVDARTGQTRFRGELLTMPPVDRAPLQQLYHF
- the ureB gene encoding urease subunit beta, with amino-acid sequence MRLTPTERDRLLLFTAAELARRRRAAGVLLNVPEATALIADEVCEVARRGGRHAEAVEVGRSTLSAAEVLAEVPYVVRSVAVEAVFTDGSRLVVIGEPFGPVVERDDMPGSVLTLAASERAESADRVSIEVVNTADVVISVTSHFHFFEVNARLRFPRAAAYGRHLDVPAGTHVRFEPGEVVRVELAPIRGERVVIGFAGLVDGALDEPGMFEQALGRARDWGFLDSDAPENAKSPTQAAVQATRAARTSQAAHGAVTG